A window of Methylomonas sp. 11b genomic DNA:
AACCCAATGCAGTGATCATCGCGCTGCACGGCTTTAACGATTACAGCCACTTCTTCGATGCGCCGGGCAACTATTTCAGCAAACTCGGCATCGCCTGTTTCGCTTACGACCAACGCGGTTTTGGCGCAGCACCACAGCGCGGCTTGTGGGCGGGCAGCGAGGCTTACGCACAGGATTTAAAACAATTAACCCGCCTGCTGAAACAGCGCTACCCGAACAAACCACTTTACCTACTGGGCGAAAGCATGGGCGGCGCGATTGTGATTACCGCCGTACAGCAGGACGATATGCCGGATGTGGCCGGCATCATCCTCGCCGCGCCGGCGCTATGGGCCAGGTCGACCATGCCTTGGTATCAAACCAGTTTGTTATGGACGCTGGCGCATAGTCTACCCTGGCTAACCTTGACCGGTAGCGGGCTGGAGATCATGCCGTCGGATAATATCGACATGCTGCGGGCGATGGGCCGCGATCCGATGGTGATCAAGGCCACCCGCGTGGAAACGGTATACGGCTTAACCAACCTGATGGACGCCGCGTTCGACAGCGCCGGCTCGCTTCGGGCGCATACGCTAATGCTGTACGGCGAGAAAGACGAAGTCATCCCCAAGGAACCCACCTACGCTTTCTTGCAACAAATGCTGAACACCACCGATACAGCGGAAAAAACCGTGGCTATTTACCAGAACGGTTACCACATGCTGCTCCGCGATCTGCAAGCCCCTACCGCCTGGCAAGACATCGTCGCCTGGATTAAATCCGGCCCGAACCAGCTGCCTTCCGGTGCGGATAGCCGCGCCCGGCAATTGTTGAGTAAGGGCTAAAGCCTTTTTACCGGCAGACGCGCGCGGAGTGTGTCGGCCAAAAGTCAGTAAGCGCTTTTGGGGCGATGGCATCGAAACTGTTAAACTGCGACGCAGTTTATTAACCTAACCCTTAGATCCCCCACTATCCATGCTCCGCATCATCTCCGTCAATCTAAACGGCATTCGTTCGGCAACCAGAAAAGGTTTTTACGACTGGTTAGACACCCAAAATCCAGACTTCGTCTGCCTACAGGAACTCAAAGCCCAGGCCAGCGATATGACAGCCGAGATGCTGGCTCCGAAAGGTCTACACGGTTATTT
This region includes:
- a CDS encoding alpha/beta hydrolase, whose translation is MPPLAGVLLLSLSGCMPMSYPPGAKTNTAQLGENTFLTEDGASLPLRRWLPDTEPNAVIIALHGFNDYSHFFDAPGNYFSKLGIACFAYDQRGFGAAPQRGLWAGSEAYAQDLKQLTRLLKQRYPNKPLYLLGESMGGAIVITAVQQDDMPDVAGIILAAPALWARSTMPWYQTSLLWTLAHSLPWLTLTGSGLEIMPSDNIDMLRAMGRDPMVIKATRVETVYGLTNLMDAAFDSAGSLRAHTLMLYGEKDEVIPKEPTYAFLQQMLNTTDTAEKTVAIYQNGYHMLLRDLQAPTAWQDIVAWIKSGPNQLPSGADSRARQLLSKG